In Tachysurus vachellii isolate PV-2020 chromosome 12, HZAU_Pvac_v1, whole genome shotgun sequence, the following are encoded in one genomic region:
- the LOC132854544 gene encoding phospholipase ABHD3-like isoform X2: protein MNLFIKVPVLVCTDGLRVFLHTHCPVVLERFCPTPWCWGGRVQTLMRVFIKSCPAVTYRNEMIRTGDGGQLSLDWADNPKSANYPQSSYRPTVLILPGLTGNSRQTYVLHMVQQAVRHGYRCVVMNNRGFGGEDLLTPITFCAANTQDVETAVNHVKELYPKAPLLGAGVSLGGMLLLNYLARKGCDSKMIAGLTLSVSWNSFESSKSLEQPINKLLFNRHLTSNLCRAINRHRKILETVIDIDHVLKARTIREFDERFTSVLFGYKSCHDYYQDASPGYKVPQMSVPVLCLNAADDPFSPEHAFPVSLARRSPNVALLVTSHGGHIGFLEGLFPHGEGYMDRVFSQFVRAAFEHQEDLKEACLNSDK from the exons ATGAATCTTTTTATTAAG GTGCCGGTGTTGGTGTGTACTGATGGATTGCGGgtgttcttacacacacactgccctgtGGTTTTGGAGAGGTTTTGCCCTACGCCTTGGTGCTGGGGCGGCCGAGTACAGACGCTGATGCGCGTCTTCATCAAATCCTGTCCTGCTGTCACGTATCGCAA TGAGATGATCAGGACCGGTGATGGTGGTCAGCTGTCTCTAGACTGGGCAGATAACCCCAAAAGTGCAAACTACCCACAATCCTCCTATCGGCCTACAGTGCTGATCCTGCCCGGGCTGACAGGAAACAGCCGGCAGACGTACGTCCTGCACATGGTCCAGCAAGCCGTACGACATGGgtacag GTGTGTGGTGATGAATAACCGAGGTTTTGGAGGAGAAGATTTGCTG acacctATTACATTTTGTGCTGCAAATACTCAAGACGTGGAAACGGCTGTCAATCATGTGAAAGAGCTTTATCCAAAAGCCCCCCTGCTCGGAGCTGGGGTGTCTCTTGGGGG GATGCTGCTGCTGAATTATCTGGCACGTAAAGGTTGTGACTCGAAGATGATCGCAGGACTCACGCTGTCCGTCAGCTGGAACTCATTCGAATCATCCAAATCACTGGAGCAGCCAATCAACAAGCTGCTTTTTAATCGCCACCTCACCAGTAACCTGTGTCGCGCCATCAACAG ACACAGAAAGATCCTGGAGACGGTGATAGACATAGACCATGTGTTAAAG GCTCGAACCATTCGGGAGTTTGACGAGCGCTTCACATCTGTGTTGTTCGGCTACAAGTCGTGTCACGATTATTACCAAGACGCCAGTCCAGGTTACAAAGTGCCCCAGATGTCTGTCCCTGTGCTGTGCCTTAACGCCGCTGATGATCCCTTCTCCCCAGAACATG CTTTCCCAGTATCTCTGGCTCGGCGCTCGCCGAACGTGGCTCTCTTAGTGACATCACACGGAGGACACATCGGCTTCCTCGAAGGTCTTTTCCCGCACGGCGAAGGCTACATGGATCGAGTGTTCAGTCAGTTTGTCCGAGCCGCCTTCGAACACCAGGAGGACCTGAAGGAAGCCTGCCTTAACAGCGACAAGTAG
- the LOC132855179 gene encoding interferon-induced protein 44-like isoform X3: protein MASIVSSLTSENEVKLQKFFSRHVQFHLLYKSSHHEAGFDQLLNRFDHHGKYAIMLFLKSGAVLGAFMSKPLKQGLKYSDDEAFVFKIEGYSAKRFPVSNNTKAITVTVGSDSISFGEGLNLNLINGSWYERCHLDTVYVIQLEVGNVCCVDVELHRVQDIDDILPNPWREVVWRDTTREDLRKSFVSYKLLLESLTQMTTYDIRVNPRGSPTVLSLCDVMPLGDDDSTGLSYADALAVIKGHIPEGYKFQRGVTVTDTVSDYVEKPTLKEKIHCVLFVLDASKVSLYPSSLESTLRKLRTTISDLGIPQLVLLTHVDQVCLAVQKDVMDVYSSRPVQEKMQKAATLVGLPLSYVLPVKNYLSTLTVDCNTDILLLSAVMNILQAVNDSFEDQYDFPVNLTPEDDRKIKL, encoded by the exons ATGGCTTCCATCGTGTCTTCCCTGACCTCTGAAAATGAGGTGAAGCTGCAGAAATTTTTCTCCAGACATGTTCAATTCCATCTTCTGTACAAGAGCAGTCATCATGAAGCCGGTTTTGACCAACTCCTTAACAGGTTTGATCATCATGGGAAGTACGCGATCATGCTATTTCTGAAGTCTGGGGCAGTTTTAGGAGCGTTCATGAGTAAACCTCTGAAGCAAGGATTGAAATATTCAGATGATGAagcatttgtgtttaaaatagaGGGTTACTCTGCCAAACGTTTTCCAGTGTCAAACAACACCAAAgctattactgttactgtagGTTCAGATTCTATTTCTTTTGGAGAGGGATTAAACCTAAATTTGATTAATGGCTCCTGGTACGAGAGATGCCACTTAGATACAGTTTATGTCATACAGCTAGAAGTTGGAAATGTTTGCTGCGTAGATGTGGAGCTGCACCGTGTCCAAG ATATAGATGATATTTTACCCAATCCATGGAGAGAAGTGGTCTGGCGTGATAC GACCAGGGAAGACCTGAGGAAGAGTTTTGTCTCTTACAAGCTGTTGTTGGAGTCTCTAACTCAG ATGACAACGTATGATATCCGGGTTAACCCGAGAGGTTCTCCGACTGTCCTGAGTCTCTGTGATGTGATGCCACTAGGAGACGACGACTCTACTGGTCTCTCTTACGCTGATGCCCTGGCTGTCATCAAAGGCCACATCCCAGAAGGATACAAG TTCCAGAGAGGTGTTACAGTCACTGATACAGTAAGTGACTACGTAGAGAAACCCACCCTGAAGGAGAAGATTCACTGCGTCCTCTTTGTGCTCGATGCCTCCAAAGTGTCATTGTACCCCAGCAGCCTGGAGTCCACACTCAGGAAACTGCGCACCACCATATCGGACCTGG GAATCCCTCAGCTTGTTTTGCTCACTCACGTGGACCAGGTGTGTCTGGCAGTGCAGAAAGATGTGATGGACGTCTACTCCAGTCGACCTGTGCAGGAAAAA ATGCAGAAAGCAGCCACGTTGGTAGGATTGCCGTTGTCCTACGTTCTCCCGGTGAAGAACTACTTGTCCACGCTGACGGTAGACTGCAACACTGACATCCTGCTCCTGAGTGCAGTTATGAACATCTTACAGGCTGTGAATGACTCATTCGAGGACCAATACGACTTTCCCGTGAACTTAACACCTGAAGATGACAGGAAGATCAAACTGTAG
- the LOC132855179 gene encoding interferon-induced protein 44-like isoform X1 — protein MASIVSSLTSENEVKLQKFFSRHVQFHLLYKSSHHEAGFDQLLNRFDHHGKYAIMLFLKSGAVLGAFMSKPLKQGLKYSDDEAFVFKIEGYSAKRFPVSNNTKAITVTVGSDSISFGEGLNLNLINGSWYERCHLDTVYVIQLEVGNVCCVDVELHRVQDIDDILPNPWREVVWRDTTREDLRKSFVSYKLLLESLTQVKVLLLGPVASGKSSFINSVRSAMYKRVVHLPNVGTGFEGFTQKMTTYDIRVNPRGSPTVLSLCDVMPLGDDDSTGLSYADALAVIKGHIPEGYKFQRGVTVTDTVSDYVEKPTLKEKIHCVLFVLDASKVSLYPSSLESTLRKLRTTISDLGIPQLVLLTHVDQVCLAVQKDVMDVYSSRPVQEKMQKAATLVGLPLSYVLPVKNYLSTLTVDCNTDILLLSAVMNILQAVNDSFEDQYDFPVNLTPEDDRKIKL, from the exons ATGGCTTCCATCGTGTCTTCCCTGACCTCTGAAAATGAGGTGAAGCTGCAGAAATTTTTCTCCAGACATGTTCAATTCCATCTTCTGTACAAGAGCAGTCATCATGAAGCCGGTTTTGACCAACTCCTTAACAGGTTTGATCATCATGGGAAGTACGCGATCATGCTATTTCTGAAGTCTGGGGCAGTTTTAGGAGCGTTCATGAGTAAACCTCTGAAGCAAGGATTGAAATATTCAGATGATGAagcatttgtgtttaaaatagaGGGTTACTCTGCCAAACGTTTTCCAGTGTCAAACAACACCAAAgctattactgttactgtagGTTCAGATTCTATTTCTTTTGGAGAGGGATTAAACCTAAATTTGATTAATGGCTCCTGGTACGAGAGATGCCACTTAGATACAGTTTATGTCATACAGCTAGAAGTTGGAAATGTTTGCTGCGTAGATGTGGAGCTGCACCGTGTCCAAG ATATAGATGATATTTTACCCAATCCATGGAGAGAAGTGGTCTGGCGTGATAC GACCAGGGAAGACCTGAGGAAGAGTTTTGTCTCTTACAAGCTGTTGTTGGAGTCTCTAACTCAGGTGAAGGTTTTACTCTTGGGTCCAGTGGCTTCAGGAAAATCGAGCTTCATCAACTCTGTCAGATCCGCCATGTACAAGCGTGTGGTACATCTCCCCAACGTTGGAACAGGGTTTGAGGGGTTCACCCAGAAG ATGACAACGTATGATATCCGGGTTAACCCGAGAGGTTCTCCGACTGTCCTGAGTCTCTGTGATGTGATGCCACTAGGAGACGACGACTCTACTGGTCTCTCTTACGCTGATGCCCTGGCTGTCATCAAAGGCCACATCCCAGAAGGATACAAG TTCCAGAGAGGTGTTACAGTCACTGATACAGTAAGTGACTACGTAGAGAAACCCACCCTGAAGGAGAAGATTCACTGCGTCCTCTTTGTGCTCGATGCCTCCAAAGTGTCATTGTACCCCAGCAGCCTGGAGTCCACACTCAGGAAACTGCGCACCACCATATCGGACCTGG GAATCCCTCAGCTTGTTTTGCTCACTCACGTGGACCAGGTGTGTCTGGCAGTGCAGAAAGATGTGATGGACGTCTACTCCAGTCGACCTGTGCAGGAAAAA ATGCAGAAAGCAGCCACGTTGGTAGGATTGCCGTTGTCCTACGTTCTCCCGGTGAAGAACTACTTGTCCACGCTGACGGTAGACTGCAACACTGACATCCTGCTCCTGAGTGCAGTTATGAACATCTTACAGGCTGTGAATGACTCATTCGAGGACCAATACGACTTTCCCGTGAACTTAACACCTGAAGATGACAGGAAGATCAAACTGTAG
- the LOC132854709 gene encoding uncharacterized protein LOC132854709, whose amino-acid sequence MQRFFQRIKLLIKEHYAIKAGSDRYSNTCVLDTVLTAVHIAYICCPNIADLLNRNDFFRELISLLNNKKYNEARTFCVTELNHGKVDLFGNVEEYFPLFEKLVWPESSPNDCKIIRKLKKFGRVFVLGNPSDPPLILVPVKVPNVPCVKLPHHVNDEEKKRDFACIFLLIGKDKHMTMCFQSSENEWHLYDNDPNKPSFHLFDSDHFKYYMICLAVYVNITQLEEYKVGIAETGEGVGLSNEHGGDPDIEMEDLSCPVSISETGDSLGVRPFKQSCPDVRPNSSIQEQQVEDVEMPSCSSSDSD is encoded by the exons ATGCAAAGATTTTTTCAAAG aatcAAGTTGCTGATTAAAGAACACTATGCTATCAAAGCTGGCTCAGATCGATATTCTAACACTTGCGTCCTGGACACTGTCCTAACTGCCGTTCATATAGCTTATATCTGCTGTCCAAATATAGCAGAtcttttaaatagaaatgactTTTTCAGAGAActtatttctttgttaaacaataaaaagtatAATGAGGCTCGGACGTTCTGTGTAACTGAGCTAAATCATGGAAAAGTCGACCTTTTTGGCAACGTCGAAGAATATTTCCCACTTTTTGAAAAACTGGTATGGCCAGAAAGTTCTCCAAACGATTGTAAAATAATCAG GAAGCTTAAGAAATTTGGCAGAGTATTTGTTTTGGGAAACCCATCTGATCCACCTCTAATTCTGGTTCCTGTTAAAGTTCCCAATGTTCCGTGTGTTAAACTGCCACACCATGTTAAcgatgaagagaaaaaaag GGATTTTGCCTGCATTTTTTTGCTGATTGGAAAAGATAAGCACATGACTATGTGCTTCCAGTCCTCTGAAAATGAATGGCATTTatatgacaatgatccaaacaAGCCATCATTTCATCTCTTTGATTCTGACCATTTTAAATACTACATGATTTGTTTGGCAGTATATGTCAACATAACCCAGTTAGAAGAATATAAAGTTG GCATTGCCGAGACTGGTGAAGGAGTAGGTTTATCAAATGAGCATGGTGGGGATCCAGACATAGAAATGGAAGATCTAAGCTGCCCTGTATCTATTTCTGAGACTGGGGACAGCCTGGGAGTAAGGCCTTTCAAGCAAAGCTGTCCAGATGTTCGACCAAATTCCAGTATCCAGGAACAGCAGGTGGAAGACGTAGAAATGCCGTCCTGCAGCAGCTCCGATTCTGATTAA
- the LOC132854983 gene encoding uncharacterized protein LOC132854983 produces MSLLNRENYHEAGMVSLQQINQSNISQTVHIMDFYGTVHDNFPLIDKLVCAEMFSNIKIPSESRINEEIFSQFKMFGYIKALGDPADPALILGYWLTTKPIFYVEDKKKRIFQLQFLLLSKNEHMTMCFRFSRNNWKLYDNDQTKPSFQNFHLDKINDYVICMAGYINLTQFGIAETRAGAMPFDLGIRSSLGDPEPYIYPVAIPETGQGLGQRPYYSNPLDIPTISDHLDEPVEDVPAAAEGHGVEL; encoded by the exons ATGTCTTTACTGAATCGTGAAAATTACCATGAGGCTGGAATGGTTAGTTTGCAGCAGATCAATCAAAGCAACATTTCTCAAACGGTTCACATAATGGACTTTTATGGCACTGTCCATGACAATTTCCCGTTGATCGATAAACTTGTATGTGCTGAAATGTTTTCTAACATAAAGATACCAAGTGAGAGTCGGATTAATGAAGAAATATTCAG CCAGTTTAAAATGTTCGGCTACATCAAGGCTTTGGGAGATCCAGCAGATCCAGCACTAATTCTCGGGTACTGGTTGACTACAAAACCAATTTTTTACGTTGAAGATAAGAAGAAAAG AATCTTTCAGCTGCAGTTTTTGCTGCTTAGCAAAAACGAGCACATGACCATGTGTTTTAGATTCTCCAGAAACAACTGGAAGCTCTACGACAACGATCAAACAAAACCTTCTTTCCAGAATTTTCACTTGGACAAGATTAATGATTATGTCATTTGCATGGCTGGATACATCAACCTAACACAATTTG GCATTGCTGAGACAAGAGCAGGAGCAATGCCTTTCGATTTAGGTATAAGAAGTTCCCTGGGTGATCCAGAGCCGTACATTTACCCCGTAGCTATTCCCGAGACTGGACAAGGACTGGGACAAAGGCCTTATTATTCAAACCCGCTAGATATTCCCACAATATCTGATCACCTGGATGAGCCAGTGGAAGACGTTCCGGCAGCAGCT GAGGGCCATGGAGTGGAGTTGTAG
- the LOC132855179 gene encoding interferon-induced protein 44-like isoform X2 → MASIVSSLTSENEVKLQKFFSRHVQFHLLYKSSHHEAGFDQLLNRFDHHGKYAIMLFLKSGAVLGAFMSKPLKQGLKYSDDEAFVFKIEGYSAKRFPVSNNTKAITVTVGSDSISFGEGLNLNLINGSWYERCHLDTVYVIQLEVGNVCCVDVELHRVQDIDDILPNPWREVVWRDTTREDLRKSFVSYKLLLESLTQVKVLLLGPVASGKSSFINSVRSAMYKRVVHLPNVGTGFEGFTQKMTTYDIRVNPRGSPTVLSLCDVMPLGDDDSTGLSYADALAVIKGHIPEGYKRGVTVTDTVSDYVEKPTLKEKIHCVLFVLDASKVSLYPSSLESTLRKLRTTISDLGIPQLVLLTHVDQVCLAVQKDVMDVYSSRPVQEKMQKAATLVGLPLSYVLPVKNYLSTLTVDCNTDILLLSAVMNILQAVNDSFEDQYDFPVNLTPEDDRKIKL, encoded by the exons ATGGCTTCCATCGTGTCTTCCCTGACCTCTGAAAATGAGGTGAAGCTGCAGAAATTTTTCTCCAGACATGTTCAATTCCATCTTCTGTACAAGAGCAGTCATCATGAAGCCGGTTTTGACCAACTCCTTAACAGGTTTGATCATCATGGGAAGTACGCGATCATGCTATTTCTGAAGTCTGGGGCAGTTTTAGGAGCGTTCATGAGTAAACCTCTGAAGCAAGGATTGAAATATTCAGATGATGAagcatttgtgtttaaaatagaGGGTTACTCTGCCAAACGTTTTCCAGTGTCAAACAACACCAAAgctattactgttactgtagGTTCAGATTCTATTTCTTTTGGAGAGGGATTAAACCTAAATTTGATTAATGGCTCCTGGTACGAGAGATGCCACTTAGATACAGTTTATGTCATACAGCTAGAAGTTGGAAATGTTTGCTGCGTAGATGTGGAGCTGCACCGTGTCCAAG ATATAGATGATATTTTACCCAATCCATGGAGAGAAGTGGTCTGGCGTGATAC GACCAGGGAAGACCTGAGGAAGAGTTTTGTCTCTTACAAGCTGTTGTTGGAGTCTCTAACTCAGGTGAAGGTTTTACTCTTGGGTCCAGTGGCTTCAGGAAAATCGAGCTTCATCAACTCTGTCAGATCCGCCATGTACAAGCGTGTGGTACATCTCCCCAACGTTGGAACAGGGTTTGAGGGGTTCACCCAGAAG ATGACAACGTATGATATCCGGGTTAACCCGAGAGGTTCTCCGACTGTCCTGAGTCTCTGTGATGTGATGCCACTAGGAGACGACGACTCTACTGGTCTCTCTTACGCTGATGCCCTGGCTGTCATCAAAGGCCACATCCCAGAAGGATACAAG AGAGGTGTTACAGTCACTGATACAGTAAGTGACTACGTAGAGAAACCCACCCTGAAGGAGAAGATTCACTGCGTCCTCTTTGTGCTCGATGCCTCCAAAGTGTCATTGTACCCCAGCAGCCTGGAGTCCACACTCAGGAAACTGCGCACCACCATATCGGACCTGG GAATCCCTCAGCTTGTTTTGCTCACTCACGTGGACCAGGTGTGTCTGGCAGTGCAGAAAGATGTGATGGACGTCTACTCCAGTCGACCTGTGCAGGAAAAA ATGCAGAAAGCAGCCACGTTGGTAGGATTGCCGTTGTCCTACGTTCTCCCGGTGAAGAACTACTTGTCCACGCTGACGGTAGACTGCAACACTGACATCCTGCTCCTGAGTGCAGTTATGAACATCTTACAGGCTGTGAATGACTCATTCGAGGACCAATACGACTTTCCCGTGAACTTAACACCTGAAGATGACAGGAAGATCAAACTGTAG
- the LOC132854544 gene encoding phospholipase ABHD3-like isoform X1 gives MLLFPSELWSVCVDIITSTHCTVVLGAVTASLLFLFGRNKAQVPVLVCTDGLRVFLHTHCPVVLERFCPTPWCWGGRVQTLMRVFIKSCPAVTYRNEMIRTGDGGQLSLDWADNPKSANYPQSSYRPTVLILPGLTGNSRQTYVLHMVQQAVRHGYRCVVMNNRGFGGEDLLTPITFCAANTQDVETAVNHVKELYPKAPLLGAGVSLGGMLLLNYLARKGCDSKMIAGLTLSVSWNSFESSKSLEQPINKLLFNRHLTSNLCRAINRHRKILETVIDIDHVLKARTIREFDERFTSVLFGYKSCHDYYQDASPGYKVPQMSVPVLCLNAADDPFSPEHAFPVSLARRSPNVALLVTSHGGHIGFLEGLFPHGEGYMDRVFSQFVRAAFEHQEDLKEACLNSDK, from the exons atgttgtTATTTCCCTCGGagctgtggagtgtgtgtgtggacatcaTCACctctacacactgtactgtagttTTAGGTGCAGTTACAGCGTCACTTTTGTTCCTGTTTGGCAGAAACAAAGCTCAG GTGCCGGTGTTGGTGTGTACTGATGGATTGCGGgtgttcttacacacacactgccctgtGGTTTTGGAGAGGTTTTGCCCTACGCCTTGGTGCTGGGGCGGCCGAGTACAGACGCTGATGCGCGTCTTCATCAAATCCTGTCCTGCTGTCACGTATCGCAA TGAGATGATCAGGACCGGTGATGGTGGTCAGCTGTCTCTAGACTGGGCAGATAACCCCAAAAGTGCAAACTACCCACAATCCTCCTATCGGCCTACAGTGCTGATCCTGCCCGGGCTGACAGGAAACAGCCGGCAGACGTACGTCCTGCACATGGTCCAGCAAGCCGTACGACATGGgtacag GTGTGTGGTGATGAATAACCGAGGTTTTGGAGGAGAAGATTTGCTG acacctATTACATTTTGTGCTGCAAATACTCAAGACGTGGAAACGGCTGTCAATCATGTGAAAGAGCTTTATCCAAAAGCCCCCCTGCTCGGAGCTGGGGTGTCTCTTGGGGG GATGCTGCTGCTGAATTATCTGGCACGTAAAGGTTGTGACTCGAAGATGATCGCAGGACTCACGCTGTCCGTCAGCTGGAACTCATTCGAATCATCCAAATCACTGGAGCAGCCAATCAACAAGCTGCTTTTTAATCGCCACCTCACCAGTAACCTGTGTCGCGCCATCAACAG ACACAGAAAGATCCTGGAGACGGTGATAGACATAGACCATGTGTTAAAG GCTCGAACCATTCGGGAGTTTGACGAGCGCTTCACATCTGTGTTGTTCGGCTACAAGTCGTGTCACGATTATTACCAAGACGCCAGTCCAGGTTACAAAGTGCCCCAGATGTCTGTCCCTGTGCTGTGCCTTAACGCCGCTGATGATCCCTTCTCCCCAGAACATG CTTTCCCAGTATCTCTGGCTCGGCGCTCGCCGAACGTGGCTCTCTTAGTGACATCACACGGAGGACACATCGGCTTCCTCGAAGGTCTTTTCCCGCACGGCGAAGGCTACATGGATCGAGTGTTCAGTCAGTTTGTCCGAGCCGCCTTCGAACACCAGGAGGACCTGAAGGAAGCCTGCCTTAACAGCGACAAGTAG